One Syngnathus acus chromosome 13, fSynAcu1.2, whole genome shotgun sequence genomic window carries:
- the klc3 gene encoding kinesin light chain 3: MLSAEEILCSTQQVIAGLEALRGENRSLLESLRGAAQSPEMAVEGGGSVEQEKSGIIRQSLERIELGLSEAQVMMALSAHLSSLEAEKQKLRAQVRRLCQENQWLRDELAGAQQRLQEREQDMVTLEEHNKHLQFMASIRKYDQEEAPPPDDKNKSSKESLDDLFPAEDEESSQMSTSQHHHSSAAAAAQQGGYEIPARLRTLHNLVIQYASQGRYEVAVPLCKQALEDLEKSSGHTHPDVATMLNILALVYRDQNKYKEAANLLNDALDIREKTLGMDHPAVAATLNNLAVLYGKRGKYTEAEPLCKRALQIREKVLGTEHPDVAKQLNNLALLCQNQGKYQEVERYYERALHIYQSKLGPDDANVAKTKNNLASCYLKQGKYRQAEALYKEILTRAHEKEFGSVQGDAQPSWSGGSDQAGQPDGPLRRSGSFTKLRESIRRSSEKLVRKLKGVDVEEATPRNVGMKRANSLNVLNVGSGENQDESQSRRLIDHRGLSSSTQNLNRRGSLGTT, from the exons ATGTTGTCGGCCGAGGAGATCCTGTGCAGCACGCAGCAGGTGATCGCCGGGCTGGAGGCACTTCGAGGAGAGAACCGAAGCCTGCTGGAGAGCCTGCGGGGGGCAGCCCAGAGTCCTGAAATGGCGGTTGAAGGCGGCGGCAGCGTGGAACAAGAGAAGAGCGGCATCATACGACAATCACTGGAGAGGATCGAGCTGGGACTCAGCGAAGCGCAG GTGATGATGGCGCTGTCAGCTCATTTGAGTTCTTTGGAGGCCGAGAAACAGAAACTGCGAGCTCAG GTGCGCCGCCTGTGTCAGGAGAACCAGTGGCTGCGTGACGAGCTGGCGGGCGCCCAGCAGCGTCTGCAGGAGCGAGAGCAGGACATGGTGACGCTGGAGGAGCACAATAAACATCTGCAGTTCATGGCCTCCATACGCAAGTATGACCAGGAGGAGGCGCCGCCACCG GATGACAAGAACAAATCTTCCAAAGAGTCTCTGGATGACCTTTTCCCTGCCGAGGATGAAGAGTCATCACAAA TGTCGACCTCGCAGCACCACCACAGCAGCGCGGCAGCGGCAGCCCAGCAAGGAGGCTACGAGATTCCGGCTCGCCTTCGGACGCTCCATAATCTCGTCATCCAGTACGCTTCACAGGGACGATACGAGGTCGCTGTGCCGCTTTGTAAACAG GCCTTAGAGGACTTGGAGAAGTCGTCGGGCCACACCCACCCTGACGTGGCCACCATGTTAAACATTCTGGCACTGGTGTACAG agaccaaaacaaatacaaagaagCTGCCAACCTGTTAAATGACGCCCTGGACATCAGGGAGAAAACACTGGGAATGGACCACCCAGCT gTGGCGGCCACGCTCAACAACTTGGCAGTGCTTTACGGGAAGCGAGGCAAATACACAGAAGCTGAGCCACTGTGCAAGCGAGCGCTGCAGATCCGAGAGAAG GTGCTGGGCACGGAGCACCCCGACGTGGCCAAGCAGCTGAACAACTTGGCGCTGCTGTGTCAGAACCAGGGCAAGTACCAGGAGGTGGAGCGCTACTACGAGCGAGCGCTACACATCTACCAGAGCAAGCTGGGACCCGACGACGCCAACGTGGCCAAGACCAAAAACAACCTG GCGTCCTGTTACCTCAAGCAGGGCAAGTACCGACAAGCAGAAGCACTCTACAAGGAGATCCTCACCAGAGCGCACGAGAAGGAGTTTGGATCTGTGCAAG GCGACGCCCAGCCCAGCTGGTCAGGTGGGAGCGACCAAGCCGGGCAACCGGACGGCCCGCTGAGGCGAAGCGGCTCCTTCACCAAACTGCGAGAGTCCATACGGCGAAGCAGCGAGAAGCTGGTACGCAAGCTCAAGGGAGTCGACGTTGAGGAAGCTACCCCGAGGAATGTTGG
- the ckmb gene encoding creatine kinase, muscle b, producing MAKNCHNDYKMKFSVDDEFPDLSQHNNHMAKVLTKEIYGKLRSKSTPSGFTLDDVTQTGVDNPGHPFIMTVGCVAGDEESYEVFKDLLDPVISDRHNGYGPNDKHKTDLNFQNLKGGDDLDPNYVLSSRVRTGRSIKGFTLPPHNSRGERRTIEKLSIEALASLEGEFKGKYYPLDGMTDAEQEQLIADHFLFDKPVSPLLTCSGMARDWPDGRGIWHNDNKTFLVWVNEEDHLRVISMQKGGNMKEVFKRFCVGLQKIEEIFKKHNHGFMWNEHLGYILTCPSNLGTGLRGGVHVKLSKLSTHPKFEEILTRLRLQKRGTGGVDTASVGGTFDISNADRLGSSEVYQVQLVVDGVKLMVEMEKKLEKGESIDGMIPAQK from the exons ATGGCCAAGAATTGTCACAATGACTACAAGATGAAGTTCTCGGTGGACGATGAGTTCCCCGATTTGTCCCAGCATAATAACCATATGGCCAAG GTGCTGACCAAGGAAATCTATGGTAAGCTGAGGAGCAAGTCCACCCCCAGCGGCTTTACTTtggatgacgtcacccagacCGGAGTGGACAACCCCG GCCACCCCTTCATCATGACCGTGGGCTGCGTGGCCGGTGACGAGGAGTCCTATGAGGTCTTCAAGGACCTGCTGGACCCCGTCATCTCCGACCGTCACAATGGATACGGACCCAACGACAAGCACAAGACTGACCTGAACTTCCAGAACCTGAAG GGCGGAGATGACCTGGACCCCAACTACGTTCTGTCCAGCCGTGTGCGTACCGGCCGTAGCATCAAGGGCTTCACCCTGCCGCCACACAACAGCCGTGGAGAGCGCAGAACCATCGAGAAGCTGTCCATTGAGG CCTTGGCCAGCCTGGAGGGCGAGTTCAAGGGCAAGTACTACCCCCTGGACGGCATGACGGATGCCGAGCAGGAGCAGCTGATTGCtgaccacttcctgtttgacaAGCCTGTGTCCCCACTGCTGACATGCTCCGGCATGGCCCGTGACTGGCCCGATGGCAGGGGTATCTG GCACAACGACAACAAGACTTTCTTGGTGTGGGTGAATGAGGAGGATCACCTGCGTGTCATCTCCATGCAGAAGGGCGGCAACATGAAGGAGGTGTTCAAACGCTTCTGTGTGGGTCTGCAGAAG ATCGAGGAGATTTTCAAGAAGCACAACCACGGATTCATGTGGAACGAGCATCTGGGCTACATCCTCACTTGCCCGTCCAATCTGGGCACCGGCCTGCGTGGTGGCGTCCACGTCAAGCTCTCCAAGCTCAGCACTCACCCCAAGTTTGAGGAGATCCTCACCAGACTGCGCCTGCAGAAACGTGGCACAG GTGGCGTGGACACAGCCTCAGTGGGTGGCACTTTCGACATCTCCAACGCCGACCGTCTTGGCTCCTCCGAGGTGTACCAGGTTCAGCTGGTGGTGGATGGCGTCAAGCTGATGGTGGAGATGGAGAAGAAGCTGGAGAAGGGCGAGTCCATTGACGGCATGATTCCCGCCCAGAAGTAA